In Capillimicrobium parvum, a genomic segment contains:
- a CDS encoding CocE/NonD family hydrolase produces MLKLLGYAVVDVNIRGTGCSGGAFDYFEPLQGIDGYDVVETAARQPWVLHGKVGMAGVSYGGISQLFVAATRPPSLSAITPLSVIDNTQTTLYPGGILNTGFALSWAKDRVYDARPASPTGGQAWALDRIKAGDEVCRANQVLHDQAVDLLAKTEANQFYDREVADPLAPITFVDRIAAPTFLACQWTDEQTGGHCPALVAHFTGTARKWFTFTNGVHTDSLDPATFNRWFDFLELYVARRKPTLPAAASAGAGAIYQAVLGIPGQTLPPDPIQQQPDFASALNAFQAQSPVRVLFDNGAGSSMPGAPVPAFERSFPTLPIPGTQARAWYLDAGGALSDAPGAGGEDRFTWNPKVRPPTSFTGNTGGGPGGLWTATPTYHWDPNPAGTASGYVSAPLSADTTVIGAGAVDLWIQASVPDVDLQVTISEVRPDGNETFVQNGWLRSSLRALAPGRSTELEPVLSLLKAQAAPLPAGRFTKVTVPLYYQGHVYRAGSRLRIVVAAPGGDQPVWEFGDTRPASGTAGVQIARGGGIASRVLLPVVPGVAVPTPLPPCPGERGEPCRPYPG; encoded by the coding sequence GTGCTCAAGCTGCTCGGCTATGCCGTCGTCGACGTCAACATTCGGGGGACCGGCTGCTCGGGCGGCGCGTTCGACTACTTCGAGCCGCTGCAGGGCATCGACGGCTACGACGTCGTCGAGACGGCCGCGCGTCAACCGTGGGTGCTGCACGGCAAGGTCGGCATGGCCGGCGTCTCCTACGGCGGCATCAGCCAGCTGTTCGTCGCGGCGACCCGGCCGCCGAGCCTGTCGGCGATCACCCCGCTGTCGGTCATCGACAACACGCAGACCACGCTCTATCCGGGCGGCATCCTCAACACCGGCTTCGCGCTGTCGTGGGCCAAGGACCGCGTGTACGACGCGCGCCCCGCGTCGCCCACCGGAGGCCAGGCGTGGGCGCTGGACCGCATCAAGGCCGGCGACGAGGTCTGCCGCGCCAACCAGGTGCTGCACGATCAGGCCGTCGACCTCCTCGCCAAGACCGAGGCCAACCAGTTCTACGACCGCGAGGTCGCCGATCCGCTGGCGCCGATCACGTTCGTCGACAGGATCGCCGCGCCGACGTTCCTGGCCTGTCAGTGGACCGACGAGCAGACCGGCGGGCACTGCCCGGCGCTCGTCGCGCACTTCACCGGCACGGCGCGGAAGTGGTTCACGTTCACCAACGGCGTGCACACCGACTCGCTGGACCCGGCGACGTTCAACCGCTGGTTCGACTTCCTCGAGCTGTACGTCGCCCGGCGCAAGCCCACCCTGCCCGCGGCGGCGAGCGCGGGGGCCGGGGCGATCTACCAGGCGGTGCTCGGCATCCCCGGCCAGACGCTGCCGCCCGACCCGATCCAGCAGCAGCCGGACTTCGCCTCGGCGCTGAACGCCTTCCAGGCCCAGTCGCCGGTGCGGGTGCTGTTCGACAACGGTGCCGGCTCGTCGATGCCGGGCGCGCCCGTTCCCGCCTTCGAGCGGTCGTTCCCGACGCTGCCGATCCCGGGCACGCAGGCGCGCGCGTGGTACCTCGACGCCGGCGGCGCGCTGTCGGACGCCCCGGGGGCCGGGGGCGAGGACCGGTTCACGTGGAACCCGAAGGTGCGTCCGCCGACGAGCTTCACCGGCAACACGGGGGGCGGCCCGGGCGGGCTGTGGACCGCGACGCCGACCTACCACTGGGATCCGAACCCGGCGGGGACGGCGTCCGGTTACGTGAGCGCGCCGCTGAGCGCCGACACGACGGTGATCGGGGCGGGGGCGGTCGACCTGTGGATCCAGGCGTCCGTCCCCGACGTCGACCTGCAGGTGACGATCAGCGAGGTGCGGCCCGACGGCAACGAGACGTTCGTGCAGAACGGCTGGCTGCGCTCGAGCCTGCGCGCGCTCGCCCCGGGCAGGAGCACCGAGCTCGAGCCGGTGCTGTCGCTGCTGAAGGCGCAGGCCGCGCCGCTGCCCGCCGGGCGGTTCACCAAGGTGACCGTCCCGCTGTACTACCAGGGCCACGTGTATCGGGCCGGCTCGCGGTTGCGCATCGTCGTGGCGGCGCCCGGCGGCGACCAGCCGGTGTGGGAGTTCGGCGACACGCGGCCGGCCTCTGGCACCGCCGGCGTGCAGATCGCTCGCGGCGGCGGCATAGCGTCGCGAGTGCTCCTGCCGGTCGTGCCGGGCGTGGCGGTGCCGACGCCGCTGCCGCCCTGCCCAGGGGAGCGCGGCGAGCCGTGCCGCCCCTATCCGGGGTAG
- a CDS encoding type II toxin-antitoxin system PemK/MazF family toxin yields MSALPARGEVWWCDLAEIGRRPVVVLSRDVAIPRLRRALVAPCTTTIRALASEVVLEPGTDPVPRRSAVNLDSVESVSVAVLVQRLGRLADARMREICAALDVAVDCRG; encoded by the coding sequence GTGAGCGCGCTCCCGGCCCGCGGAGAGGTGTGGTGGTGCGACCTCGCCGAGATCGGTCGGCGCCCCGTCGTCGTGCTGTCGCGCGACGTCGCGATCCCTCGGCTTCGTCGCGCCCTGGTCGCGCCGTGCACGACGACCATCCGAGCCCTCGCCAGCGAAGTCGTGCTCGAGCCCGGAACGGACCCCGTCCCCCGACGCTCGGCCGTCAACCTGGACTCCGTCGAGAGCGTCTCGGTGGCCGTACTCGTCCAACGGCTCGGGCGGCTCGCCGACGCGCGCATGCGCGAGATCTGCGCTGCCCTCGACGTCGCCGTCGACTGCCGCGGCTGA
- a CDS encoding DUF2191 domain-containing protein translates to MARTRLSTTVDAELLHSVRRTWSGSTDAALIDAALSALLARHRAVELDASYAAYDEHPIDEPDEWGDLASFRRGAAAS, encoded by the coding sequence ATGGCTCGCACACGACTGAGCACGACCGTGGACGCCGAGCTGCTCCACAGCGTCCGCCGAACGTGGTCGGGCTCCACCGATGCCGCACTGATCGATGCGGCGCTCTCGGCGCTGCTCGCGCGTCACCGCGCGGTCGAGCTGGACGCGAGCTACGCCGCGTACGACGAACATCCGATCGACGAGCCGGACGAGTGGGGCGACCTGGCGTCGTTTCGCCGTGGAGCGGCTGCGTCGTGA
- a CDS encoding NAD(P)-dependent alcohol dehydrogenase — MKAIVRDRYGSADALQVSEVQVPSVGDEEALVRVRAAGLDRGAWHVMAGLPYLLRVAGYGLRRPKVAGLGSELAGVVEAVGANVTALAPGDAVFGTCSASFAEYASTDPGKLARMPANLSFEQAAAVPVSAVTALQALRDRGRVRAGQRVLVIGASGGVGTFAVQIAKALGANVTGVCTTQKVDLVRSLGADHVIDYTRADITDDGQRYDVVLDIGGNRPLSRLRRALTSDGTLVIVGGEGGGRWTGGIHRQLGAMILSPFVRQRLGTFIAKPNSTDLDALRALIEAGSVTPAVDRVIALDQVPEAIRDLARGRVRGKIVIAT; from the coding sequence ATGAAGGCGATCGTCCGCGACCGTTACGGCTCTGCTGACGCCCTGCAGGTCAGCGAGGTGCAGGTGCCCAGTGTCGGTGATGAGGAGGCGCTCGTGCGGGTCCGCGCGGCCGGCCTCGACCGGGGCGCGTGGCACGTCATGGCTGGGCTGCCCTACCTGCTCCGGGTTGCCGGCTACGGGCTGCGCAGGCCGAAGGTCGCCGGACTGGGCTCGGAGCTGGCCGGCGTCGTCGAGGCGGTCGGCGCGAACGTGACGGCGCTCGCACCGGGCGACGCGGTGTTCGGCACTTGCAGCGCTTCGTTCGCCGAGTACGCCTCGACGGACCCGGGCAAGCTCGCGCGGATGCCGGCGAACCTGAGCTTCGAGCAGGCCGCCGCAGTGCCCGTCTCCGCCGTCACCGCTCTGCAGGCGCTGCGCGACCGTGGGCGCGTAAGGGCCGGCCAGCGCGTCCTCGTCATCGGCGCATCCGGGGGCGTCGGGACCTTCGCCGTGCAGATCGCCAAGGCGCTCGGAGCGAACGTCACCGGCGTTTGCACCACCCAGAAGGTGGACCTCGTGCGTTCGCTCGGCGCCGATCACGTGATCGACTACACCCGCGCCGACATCACCGACGACGGCCAGCGCTACGACGTCGTCCTCGACATCGGGGGCAACCGGCCGCTGTCCCGACTCCGCCGCGCCCTCACCAGCGACGGCACGCTGGTCATCGTCGGCGGCGAGGGCGGCGGGCGCTGGACGGGAGGCATCCACCGCCAGCTCGGCGCCATGATCCTGTCGCCGTTCGTACGCCAGCGCCTGGGAACGTTCATCGCCAAGCCGAACAGCACCGACCTCGACGCGCTCCGAGCACTCATCGAGGCCGGCTCGGTCACGCCCGCCGTCGACCGGGTCATTGCGCTGGACCAGGTGCCGGAGGCGATCCGCGATCTCGCCCGGGGACGCGTGCGCGGCAAGATCGTCATCGCCACATAA
- a CDS encoding DUF3303 domain-containing protein produces the protein MKYMLSWNERPQGSPEEYENAQKRILEVFTQWTAPDTFTIELFVIRVGDWGGYMLLDCDDPLAVHKFCSMLPAFEFQARPVVPVMDAVRVELEAINWRDGLGPA, from the coding sequence ATGAAGTACATGCTCAGCTGGAACGAGCGCCCGCAAGGCTCGCCTGAGGAGTACGAGAACGCCCAGAAGCGGATTCTCGAGGTGTTCACGCAGTGGACGGCGCCCGACACCTTCACGATCGAGCTCTTTGTCATCCGCGTGGGTGACTGGGGTGGGTACATGCTGCTCGATTGCGACGACCCGCTCGCCGTCCACAAGTTCTGCTCGATGCTCCCCGCATTCGAGTTCCAGGCGCGACCTGTGGTCCCGGTCATGGATGCCGTCCGCGTCGAACTCGAGGCGATCAACTGGCGCGACGGGCTGGGACCTGCCTGA
- a CDS encoding AAA family ATPase, whose product MDPTIAAQLRARLDVSELDADAKAVISAAIGDGDALPAAAKTVAGVYLKSISVRGFRGIGPEAVLSLRPQPGLTVVVGRNGSGKSSFAEGLELLLTGTTKRWESAAKPWLSAWQCLHSDEGARVSAELVVSGEQAPVRLQRTWEPDAGFTDASGATDAIETLDTRGWTEALTAFRPFLSYGELASMFDKLTSLYAALSPVLGLEDVDRLLVRLSDRRLALDNSAKAVKNAAKELAAQLDPDDPRQAELASLLVTRTIDPDKVRHHLDAHPPGMSANDAATAGLRARATRAVPDDEAIRAARLGLDEAEATRRALSRTDLDRARRLATLLEGALAVRDAGRLMEDCPVCGTTQVLDAEWDERARQEIAELRRQASVLDAATQQAASALRRWEAVLHQVDIATDGTLEEALAAAERIRQAAAAARAELQGLDEAWQTQVEAAMAWLRSAREAAARSGELKATKAAEAWLKQVADDLRNDRFRPIADQAVANWQQLRHDSNVELHDIRLKSVGRQRQASFDVRADGTQANALGVMSQGELLALSVSVFLPRAGLDESPFRFAVIDDPVQSMDPAKVDGLARILADAAKTRQVVVFTHDDRLPEAIRRLRLPATVLQVLRQRRSQVTVREVRSPLVQHLKDAKTMAKSDRLAEGVQQRVVPTLCRGAIEAACARGAGRAAGR is encoded by the coding sequence ATGGATCCCACGATCGCTGCGCAGCTGCGCGCGCGACTCGACGTCTCGGAGCTCGACGCGGACGCCAAAGCCGTGATCTCCGCAGCGATCGGCGACGGTGACGCGCTACCTGCCGCCGCCAAGACCGTCGCCGGGGTCTACCTGAAGTCGATCAGCGTCCGGGGCTTCCGTGGTATCGGTCCCGAGGCGGTCCTCTCGCTGCGGCCGCAGCCGGGGCTCACCGTGGTCGTCGGCCGCAACGGGAGCGGGAAGTCCTCGTTTGCCGAGGGCCTTGAGCTGCTGCTGACGGGCACCACCAAGCGATGGGAGTCCGCAGCGAAGCCGTGGTTGAGCGCGTGGCAGTGCCTGCATTCCGACGAGGGAGCCAGAGTGAGCGCCGAGCTCGTCGTCAGCGGCGAGCAGGCGCCGGTGCGGCTGCAGCGGACGTGGGAGCCGGACGCCGGGTTCACCGACGCAAGCGGGGCAACCGACGCCATCGAGACACTCGACACGCGTGGATGGACCGAGGCGCTGACGGCGTTTCGCCCGTTCCTCAGCTACGGCGAGCTCGCATCCATGTTCGACAAGCTCACGAGCCTGTATGCGGCGCTGTCGCCGGTGCTCGGCCTCGAGGACGTCGACCGGCTGCTCGTGCGGCTCAGCGACCGGCGTCTCGCCCTCGACAACTCGGCCAAGGCCGTCAAGAACGCGGCGAAGGAGCTCGCTGCGCAACTGGATCCCGACGATCCTCGCCAGGCGGAATTGGCCTCACTGTTGGTCACGCGCACGATCGACCCAGACAAGGTCCGCCATCACCTGGACGCGCATCCGCCGGGTATGAGCGCCAACGATGCGGCCACCGCCGGGCTGCGCGCGCGGGCCACGCGGGCGGTCCCGGACGACGAGGCCATTCGGGCGGCGCGGCTTGGGCTCGACGAGGCAGAGGCCACGCGGCGAGCGCTCAGCAGAACGGACCTCGACCGCGCTCGCCGGCTGGCGACGCTGCTGGAGGGCGCGCTGGCCGTGCGCGACGCCGGGCGACTCATGGAGGACTGCCCAGTGTGCGGCACGACGCAGGTCCTCGACGCGGAGTGGGACGAACGCGCGCGGCAGGAGATCGCTGAGCTGCGCAGGCAGGCCTCCGTCCTTGACGCGGCGACGCAGCAGGCGGCGAGTGCCCTCCGCCGATGGGAGGCGGTGCTCCACCAGGTGGACATCGCGACCGACGGGACCCTCGAGGAGGCCCTCGCCGCCGCAGAGCGCATCAGGCAGGCCGCCGCCGCCGCCCGCGCGGAGCTCCAGGGGCTGGACGAGGCCTGGCAGACGCAGGTCGAGGCCGCGATGGCGTGGCTGCGAAGCGCACGAGAAGCCGCCGCCCGGTCTGGCGAGCTCAAGGCGACCAAGGCGGCCGAGGCGTGGCTCAAGCAGGTCGCCGACGACCTGCGCAACGATCGTTTCCGGCCGATCGCCGACCAGGCCGTCGCCAACTGGCAGCAGCTGCGCCACGACTCGAACGTCGAGCTCCACGACATCCGGCTGAAGAGCGTCGGGCGCCAACGCCAGGCCTCATTCGATGTGCGCGCCGACGGGACGCAGGCCAACGCTCTCGGCGTGATGTCGCAGGGCGAGTTGCTCGCACTGAGCGTCTCGGTCTTCCTGCCGCGTGCTGGGCTCGACGAGTCCCCGTTTCGCTTCGCGGTCATCGACGACCCGGTCCAGTCCATGGATCCGGCGAAGGTCGATGGCCTCGCCAGGATCCTGGCGGACGCCGCGAAGACGCGGCAGGTCGTCGTCTTCACCCACGACGACCGTCTGCCCGAGGCGATCCGTCGCCTGCGACTGCCCGCGACGGTGCTGCAGGTGCTGCGCCAGAGACGATCCCAGGTAACGGTGCGGGAGGTTCGCAGCCCGCTCGTCCAGCACCTGAAGGACGCCAAGACGATGGCAAAGTCCGACCGGTTGGCGGAGGGCGTCCAGCAGCGCGTCGTCCCGACCCTCTGCCGAGGGGCGATCGAGGCGGCGTGCGCGCGCGGTGCGGGACGGGCAGCCGGTCGCTGA